TATATTTGGTTGACACTTGCCGAGCATGGTGTCCTACGATCGGCAGGGGCGCAGTGTACCTGGGCGGCAGCCAGATCCATGGTGGAACAGTGGAGTAGGCAAAGCCGGGCGAGCATTTGGGTGTAGCGGTGGTGGTTCGGAAAGGGTTAGACGGCATTCAGGGTGATACAGTGAGCCGTCGTAGTCCCAAGTGCGTGGATACAAATCACAGGATGAACGGTGGGAAAACCGAGGGCACCATATGAGTTTTTTGGTGGGTGACAAGTCAGAGTCCGACGTGGTGTTCGTCCGGACTACCCTAAACCTCTCGAGTTTGGTGTCGTCTAGATCGATCTGTATATTTTTATGAACCATGTTAAATGGCTAAAAGTGTTCGGAGATGTGACGAATAGGTGATCCGGAATTTGCTCTTGCAGTTGCAGCTAGCCTGTATCTGACCCCGCAGAaaaaagcacatctagatgtgctttagttaGAGCATTTCCAACAGGCGCCAaacgcgccgcgcgcaaaaaacagTTATAGCGCGCGCCCATCgtctggtttggcgcggcgcgcagcgctggctccagcagccgcgctaaaatgcagcgcgcgcgcgcgccgctccagcagcaaATATGCGAGCGAGCGCCGCAGTATGGATGGGGGGTGGGAGGTGCGAGCGAGCGCGCGGAAGCGGGCGCAGCAAATATGCGGCGCGCGATTGCGTTTCGGCCCGCGCGCTGGACTATGTATGCTGCGCGCGCTGTTTTCGCGCGCCCGTTGGAGCAACTATTCCGGTTGCCCGCGCGCTAAAACGGGGGATTTTGCCGCGCGGCGCTAGTTtggcgcgcctgttggagatgctcttattgcATATCTAAGTGACTCAATCCAATTATAAAAAAaaaaaaatgaaaatgcttgcACGAATCTTCACATAGAATCAATGACATAgaatttagatgtgcaatacttaagGCACATCTACATGTGATTTAGCAAAACTGCAGAAGAAAAAAACTACCCTGTATCctgttttttttgcgggaaaaaactACCCTGTATCCGAACCGGCCGACCGGTCGGGGTACGCAAAGGAAGTTGCCTTTCAAACCAAATACTCGAGTGCTAGTCGAACTCAGTACGGGCAGAAAAATCTCGAGCATATTTACTCTCACTTCGGGCCTCGGATCGGAGTTTTCTGTAGTCGCTTATCCAGCATCGATCTACACCAACGCCGGTCGCCGCTCGAAGACGACCAAGGAAGATCAGAATCGGCCATGGCCATGGAGATCTCGACGGAGGAGCAGGACCTGGCGTCTTACCGCCGCGACTGGGAATCCTCCTACGGCGCCGAGTCCGGCCCCTTCGAATTCTACAGTAAGTATTAATGCTTCGTACTCTACGGCGCTCGATAAGGTTTTCTTCTTCCACCCGCCGTACGCCTCGACAACAAGCAGAATAATGCTTCCTTGAAGTTCTGAAACCTAGGCTGATCTGAGATTTTGCTGCAGCGAGCGTGAGAGCCATGCTCTTCACATGCAAGCCCACCCCCGCGCACGCGGGCCCCGAAACCTGCCTGCAGATCTTCTCCATCGAAGTCACGGAGCTCAGCGGGGGCCTCCAGTGGCCGCTGGAGGTCTACGGCCTTGTCGCCACCCGAGACTCGGTGGATCATAATCGCAACGTCATCTTCAGGCGCAGGAGGGAAGCCTCCCTACTCCTCACTCAACAGGTCTGTTTTTCCTCTGAACCATCATCTGTAGCTGACATCAACTGATCCATTAACGAGTGCAAATGATGCTTGCAGGATCCCTTCTTGAAGCTCACAGGCCCGTCCCGCGCCGTCGTGTTCGCCGGCCCCGTTGACGTCGAGGTCCAGCTCAAACTCAAAGGCAGAACCACGGAGCGTGAAGACGAAGAGTTCATCTCCAAAGTTGTGACATATGGACGTGATTTCGGCAGTGACAATTCCGCCGACGCAGGCAACCAGCACCCCGCGCGCACCACCTGTTCCAGCAGTCGCTGCTCGCTGGAGctcaccgccgccccgctcgccagGGCGATCGAGGCCACCGTCATCTCCGCCGAGGTCACCCAGGGCCGGTGGCCCAAAACCTTAGGAATCCGCGTCGTCGTCTCCGGCACGACCGGCGCAGACGAGGACTTCGTACTGCTTGACGCTCGAGATGGGACATTTCGCGTGGACCTCGCCGACAGCATCATCACCCTTACCCGGCATGTCGTGTGCGTGGAGGAAGGCGGGAGGCTGAAACTTTGCATAGAGGCCTACAGCAAGAGGACCGGATGCATGTACGGAAAATCTGGGGTCACGGAGCTGATGCCCAAGAAGGTCCTCCGCCACTATTGCCGTATGCAAGCTTGCCTTCTGCACGGTTAAGTTCGTCGTTGGTTGGTCCTGCCTCGTGCCCAAAGTGGGGGAGCTCATGAAGTATGGCATATGATGCAACTAGCCATTTACTAGTTCTCTTGTGTCAAAAATGTGGAATGAATGTGGTTGATGTCGTCACAAGCCATTGTTAGATCAAGTATCCAAGACCGCTATTTTTTGTTTCTTTGTCTTCATCAAAGCTTTAAATAGCTCCACTatagcctgctatagcttttgGAGAGTTCTCCTGCTAAAGTTATGTATGTTTAACGCTAAATTGAAAATGACACTAATAAACCGCTATTTTCTACTATAGTGTTAAATTTGGTGTCAATTAGCCCGCTAAGCCGCTGCATGAAACCATCCTTCTGCCTTATTCTTTGTTCTTATTTCTGATATATATGAGCATTGATGTGAAGCATGGTTATTGAATTAGGACACCTGATTGGTGCTCGGGTTTTGATGTTCGAACATTTGTATATCCAAGTATATGCGATatatcgtactc
The sequence above is drawn from the Triticum aestivum cultivar Chinese Spring chromosome 7A, IWGSC CS RefSeq v2.1, whole genome shotgun sequence genome and encodes:
- the LOC123146879 gene encoding uncharacterized protein, whose amino-acid sequence is MAMEISTEEQDLASYRRDWESSYGAESGPFEFYTSVRAMLFTCKPTPAHAGPETCLQIFSIEVTELSGGLQWPLEVYGLVATRDSVDHNRNVIFRRRREASLLLTQQDPFLKLTGPSRAVVFAGPVDVEVQLKLKGRTTEREDEEFISKVVTYGRDFGSDNSADAGNQHPARTTCSSSRCSLELTAAPLARAIEATVISAEVTQGRWPKTLGIRVVVSGTTGADEDFVLLDARDGTFRVDLADSIITLTRHVVCVEEGGRLKLCIEAYSKRTGCMYGKSGVTELMPKKVLRHYCRMQACLLHG